The following proteins are encoded in a genomic region of Anolis carolinensis isolate JA03-04 unplaced genomic scaffold, rAnoCar3.1.pri scaffold_12, whole genome shotgun sequence:
- the mospd1 gene encoding motile sperm domain-containing protein 1 → MQQQKRQPELVEGNLPIFVFPTELIFYADDQSTHKQVLTLYNPYEFALKFKVLCTTPNKYAVVDAAGAVKPQCCVDIVIRHRDVRPCHYGMIDKFRLQVSEQSQRKALGRKEVIATLLPTAKEQQQKEEEEKRIKEHLTESVFFEQALCAPESRIASSGPSLLTVFLGIVCIAALMLPTLGEMDSLVPLYLHLSVNQKLVAAYVLGLITMVILRT, encoded by the exons ATGCAGCAGCAAAAACGGCAGCCAGAGTTAGTGGAAGGAAACCTTCCCATCTTTGTGTTTCCCACCGAGCTTATATTTTATGCCGATGACCAGTCAACGCACAAACAGGTGTTGACTCTCTATAATCCCTATGAATTTGCCTTAAAGTTCAAAG tTCTTTGTACAACTCCAAATAAATATGCGGTTGTGGACGCCGCAGGTGCAGTGAAGCCTCAGTGCTGCGTCGATAT CGTCATCCGCCACCGGGACGTCCGGCCGTGTCACTATGGCATGATTGACAAATTCCGGCTCCAGGTCTCTGAGCAAAGCCAGCGGAAAGCCTTGGGGAGAAAAGAAGTCATTGCCACCCTGCTGCCCACAGCgaaggagcagcagcagaaggaggaagaggaaaagcggATAAAGGAGCACCTGACGGAAAGCGTCTTCTTTGAGCAAGCCTTGTGTGCGCCAG AGAGCAGAATTGCCTCGTCGGGGCCGAGTTTACTCACCGTCTTCCTGGGAATCGTCTGCATTGCTGCCCTCATGCTTCCCACATTGGGAGAAATGGATTCCCTGGTGCCTCTCTACCTCCATTTAAGTGTAAATCAGAAGCTCGTTGCTGCTTATGTGTTAG GTCTCATCACCATGGTCATCCTGAGAACATGA